One window from the genome of Prunus dulcis unplaced genomic scaffold, ALMONDv2, whole genome shotgun sequence encodes:
- the LOC117612705 gene encoding glycine-rich protein A3-like isoform X2, with protein MGGGKDKQHESTDKGLFSFDGGFGAGHYPGSYPPQGYGYPPQAHHGYPSSGGYPPPGYPSNGGYPPAAYPSGYPPAGYPGHPGPYHSGYGSSMGLGGMLAGGVAAYGANHLAHGRHNPGYGYGGYQGYGGSHGKFKHGKFKGKGYGKPFGGKFKKWK; from the exons ATGGGAGGTGGAAAGGACAAACAACATGAGTCTACTGACAAAGGGTTATTTTCATTTGATGGTGGATTTGGTGCTGGACACTATCCTGGATCATACCCTCCGCAAGGATATGGATATCCCCCACAAGCACATCATGGATATCCTTCCTCCGGTGGGTATCCTCCACCTGGATATCCTTCCAATGGGGGATATCCACCAGCCGCCTATCCAAGTGGATATCCCCCAGCCGGTTATCCAGGTCACCCAGGTCCATATCATTCAG GATATGGATCTAGCATGGGACTGGGAGGGATGTTAGCTGGGGGTGTTGCTGCATACGGGGCCAACCATCTTGCGCATGGGCGCCATAACCCTGGATATGGTTACGGGGGTTACCAGGGCTATGGGGGTTCTCATGGGAAGTTCAAACATGGCAAATTTAAGGGAAAGGGGTATGGCAAGCCCTTTGGGGGCAAGTTCAAGAAATGGAAGTGA
- the LOC117612705 gene encoding glycine-rich protein A3-like isoform X1 — protein sequence MMVTELSKAKLRHQFDVLELEVTKMGGGKDKQHESTDKGLFSFDGGFGAGHYPGSYPPQGYGYPPQAHHGYPSSGGYPPPGYPSNGGYPPAAYPSGYPPAGYPGHPGPYHSGYGSSMGLGGMLAGGVAAYGANHLAHGRHNPGYGYGGYQGYGGSHGKFKHGKFKGKGYGKPFGGKFKKWK from the exons ATGATGGTAACAGAGTTGTCAAAAGCAAAGTTGAG GCATCAATTTGACGTACTTGAACTTGAAGTAACTAAGATGGGAGGTGGAAAGGACAAACAACATGAGTCTACTGACAAAGGGTTATTTTCATTTGATGGTGGATTTGGTGCTGGACACTATCCTGGATCATACCCTCCGCAAGGATATGGATATCCCCCACAAGCACATCATGGATATCCTTCCTCCGGTGGGTATCCTCCACCTGGATATCCTTCCAATGGGGGATATCCACCAGCCGCCTATCCAAGTGGATATCCCCCAGCCGGTTATCCAGGTCACCCAGGTCCATATCATTCAG GATATGGATCTAGCATGGGACTGGGAGGGATGTTAGCTGGGGGTGTTGCTGCATACGGGGCCAACCATCTTGCGCATGGGCGCCATAACCCTGGATATGGTTACGGGGGTTACCAGGGCTATGGGGGTTCTCATGGGAAGTTCAAACATGGCAAATTTAAGGGAAAGGGGTATGGCAAGCCCTTTGGGGGCAAGTTCAAGAAATGGAAGTGA
- the LOC117612702 gene encoding pentatricopeptide repeat-containing protein At5g16420, mitochondrial-like, translating to MLMLRLKISAKVCPLRHPITTVSFSTSASASPSISTVDLLDSYTVTPPIQPWPRRLHPKRLISLITREPNLDLALQIFHHASKFHPGFSHNYHTYHAILNRLSRSRAFHLKIDPLLSDLSNSGIKCSDDLFITLIRNFGVLGRPNRSFKTFLDIPKFGAQRSAKSLNALLNALVQNHEYGLVHSVFKNCGQRFGVRPNVFTCNILIKALCQKDDVETALKVLDEMPAMGFVPDVVTYTTVLGGYVSRGDMVGAKRVFGEVLDRGWHPDATTYTILMDGFVKQGKLVDAVKVMDEMEENKVGPNEVTYGVMIEAYCKAKKSGEAVNLLNDMIEKRYIPSSALCCKVIDVLCHEGKAEDGCELWKRLLKNNCTPDNAISSTLIYWLCKEGKVWEAKKLFDQLKMDLIPGVMTYNMLIAGLCEVGELCEAGRLWDDMVEKGCAPNAFTYNMLIKGFCKIGKAEEGIRMLEEMLDKGCLPNKSTYGMLIEGLCDLRKEAEVTKVISLAMSNGDIESASWDILLTKFVGDLDNGGAVMDKILVENVN from the coding sequence CTCCGCCTCCCCTTCCATCTCCACCGTCGATCTCCTCGACTCCTACACCGTGACCCCACCAATCCAACCCTGGCCCAGACGCCTCCACCCAAAGCGCCTCATCTCCCTCATCACTCGCGAACCCAACCTCGACCTCGCCCTCCAAATCTTCCACCACGCCTCTAAATTCCACCCTGGCTTTTCCCATAACTACCACACCTACCACGCCATCCTCAACCGCCTCTCTCGTTCCCGCGCTTTTCACCTCAAAATCGACCCGCTCCTCTCAGACCTCAGCAACTCCGGCATCAAATGCTCTGACGACCTCTTCATCACCCTCATTCGCAATTTTGGCGTCTTGGGTCGTCCCAACCGCTCCTTCAAGACCTTCCTCGACATTCCAAAGTTTGGAGCTCAACGCTCTGCCAAGTCCCTGAACGCCTTGTTGAACGCTTTGGTTCAGAACCATGAGTATGGTTTGGTCCACTCCGTGTTTAAAAATTGTGGGCAGAGGTTTGGGGTTAGGCCCAACGTGTTCACTTGTAATATACTGATCAAAGCGCTTTGCCAAAAGGATGATGTTGAGACTGCACTCAAGGTGCTCGACGAAATGCCTGCAATGGGGTTTGTCCCGGATGTGGTGACTTATACCACAGTTTTAGGAGGGTATGTTTCGCGAGGTGATATGGTTGGCGCCAAGAGGGTTTTCGGGGAGGTTTTGGATAGAGGGTGGCATCCGGATGCGACTACTTACACCATTTTGATGGATGGATTTGTTAAGCAAGGGAAGTTGGTTGATGCTGTGAAGGTCATGGATGAGATGGAGGAAAATAAGGTTGGCCCAAATGAGGTGACTTATGGGGTTATGATTGAAGCTTATTGTAAGGCAAAGAAGTCAGGTGAAGCGGTTAATTTGCTTAATGATATGATTGAGAAGAGGTATATACCAAGTTCGGCTCTTTGCTGTAAGGTGATTGATGTTTTGTGTCATGAAGGGAAGGCAGAGGACGGTTGTGAATTGTGGAAGAGGCTTTTGAAGAACAATTGCACACCCGATAATGCAATCTCGAGCACGCTCATATACTGGCTTTGTAAGGAGGGGAAAGTATGGGAAGCCAAGAAATTGTTTGATCAGTTGAAGATGGATTTGATTCCCGGTGTCATGACGTACAACATGCTTATTGCAGGACTGTGTGAAGTGGGGGAGCTGTGCGAGGCAGGGAGGTTGTGGGATGACATGGTGGAGAAAGGATGTGCTCCGAATGCTTTTACATATAATATGTTGATCAAAGGATTTTGTAAAATTGGAAAAGCAGAGGAGGGGATTAGGATGTTAGAGGAGATGCTGGATAAAGGTTGTTTACCCAACAAGTCTACTTATGGCATGTTGATTGAGGGGCTCTGTGACTTGAGGAAGGAAGCTGAAGTCACAAAAGTGATTTCATTGGCAATGTCAAATGGAGACATTGAGAGTGCTTCGTGGGATATTTTGCTTACTAAGTTTGTTGGTGATTTGGATAATGGGGGAGCTGTTATGGACAAAATACTTGTGGAGAATGTTAATTAG